One window of uncultured Erythrobacter sp. genomic DNA carries:
- a CDS encoding arginyltransferase: MTAPIRFPRFFVTSPAPCPYLPGKSERKVFTELKGAHSDQLNEALGRIGFRRSQTVAYRPSCLDCQACVSVRVVANEFRASSTQKRDIKRNSDLVVTECRPWATDEQFELLSKYLGMRHPDGGMSTMDEMDYADMVEHTPVTSTLVEYREPTETEEPGRLVGACLTDRQGDGLSMIYSFYDPDHEERAGLGNYIILDHILRAADSGLPYVYLGYWVDGSPRMQYKVRYRPLEKLTREGWQRMGEDEQSKLIAAATAPRDKSAGAIGGARGKDGQPVKFPAS; this comes from the coding sequence GTGACGGCACCAATCCGCTTCCCCCGCTTCTTCGTGACAAGCCCTGCGCCTTGCCCCTATTTGCCGGGCAAGAGCGAGCGCAAGGTGTTCACCGAACTCAAGGGCGCGCATTCGGATCAGTTGAACGAGGCACTTGGCCGGATCGGTTTCCGCCGCAGCCAGACGGTTGCCTATCGCCCTAGCTGCCTTGATTGTCAGGCATGCGTTTCGGTGCGGGTGGTCGCAAACGAATTCAGGGCATCGAGCACACAGAAGCGTGATATCAAGCGCAACAGCGACCTTGTCGTGACTGAATGCCGCCCCTGGGCGACGGACGAGCAGTTTGAACTGCTCTCCAAATATCTCGGCATGCGCCATCCCGATGGCGGAATGTCGACCATGGATGAGATGGATTATGCCGACATGGTCGAGCATACGCCGGTCACCAGCACCTTGGTTGAATATCGCGAGCCGACCGAAACGGAGGAGCCGGGCCGGTTGGTCGGCGCATGCCTTACGGATCGCCAGGGCGATGGGCTTTCGATGATCTATTCGTTTTACGATCCCGATCACGAGGAGCGCGCGGGGCTGGGCAATTACATTATCCTCGACCATATCCTGCGCGCTGCGGATAGCGGATTGCCCTATGTCTATCTGGGCTATTGGGTCGATGGCAGCCCTCGCATGCAGTATAAGGTTCGCTATCGCCCGCTCGAAAAGCTGACCCGCGAAGGCTGGCAGCGCATGGGCGAGGATGAGCAGAGCAAACTGATCGCCGCAGCTACAGCACCGCGTGACAAATCTGCTGGCGCAATTGGCGGCGCAAGGGGTAAGGACGGACAGCCCGTTAAATTCCCTGCGAGTTGA
- a CDS encoding BamA/TamA family outer membrane protein: protein MTASGVLAADGQVAPAIEAEQQSDEARDEPSAPPPQPPPPPVPSPAPPSRSLPTLDELIPSSAVEDTEGWAADGVGTDEDSGSQPPSPPDSRPLAGFDIDAALDGLEIPEFEPLEPDADRPIFAQIEAPDLVDLPELVDRQINDTLILAFPAQQGAFPEEGEFVTRYRALSSILALDSADDTVPQLAARARSDEQLLAQILRTYGYYDGEIVRQLSGGRRGVDAAERNDAQRIAESDPSVRFDVLPGSQYRFGAIDLGGLEVLADPDGSDLRAAFGIRPGDPLYADRIVAQQSALRLALGENGYPFADLGAPELLIDHAREEGDLELPVQPGGKFVFGDVISSDPEFLSSRHLARIARFDAGETYRTSLQADLRRAILATGLVSSVAITTREASPPSGDAPGEVALDVELERAPLRTISGAIGYGTEDGIKVEAAWEHRNLFPPEGALRLRGILGTREQLASVTYRRSNFRARDQILTVDAYASDIETEAVDARTVALRGAFERVSNLLFQKPLSWQVGAEALYTDERNHVTVGIARPRQTYMIAGLFGSATIDSSDDLLDPTSGFRVTGFLAPEVSRSLGNEDFYLRAQGDASVYRDVGPAVVAARVRVATIQGADPFDIAPSRRLYAGGGGSVRGYGFQAIGPRDAFDEPTGGASLVEFALEARVQTGLLDGAVEVVPFVDAGSVSASSSPDFGTIRYGAGLGVRYKTSFGPIRVDVGVPLNPTEFDAPVVVYVSLGQAF, encoded by the coding sequence TTGACTGCATCTGGCGTTCTGGCCGCCGATGGTCAGGTTGCGCCCGCAATCGAGGCAGAGCAGCAGAGTGATGAAGCGCGCGATGAGCCGTCAGCGCCTCCGCCCCAGCCTCCGCCCCCGCCTGTGCCGTCACCGGCTCCACCCTCTCGGTCACTCCCGACGCTGGATGAGCTGATACCTTCGAGTGCAGTTGAAGATACTGAGGGTTGGGCAGCTGATGGCGTAGGCACTGATGAGGACTCAGGGTCGCAACCTCCGTCTCCGCCAGATTCTCGACCACTGGCCGGTTTCGATATCGATGCGGCGTTGGACGGTCTTGAGATTCCCGAATTCGAACCTCTGGAGCCTGATGCGGATCGTCCGATATTCGCTCAGATTGAGGCTCCTGACCTCGTTGACCTACCCGAACTCGTCGACCGTCAGATCAACGACACACTCATTCTCGCATTTCCAGCCCAGCAGGGCGCATTCCCCGAAGAGGGGGAGTTCGTAACCCGCTATCGCGCTCTGTCTTCGATCCTTGCACTCGATTCCGCCGATGACACGGTCCCGCAACTGGCCGCGCGTGCGCGTTCGGACGAGCAGCTTTTGGCACAGATCCTTCGCACTTACGGATATTACGATGGCGAGATCGTGCGTCAGCTGTCGGGCGGTCGGCGAGGAGTTGATGCGGCGGAGCGTAACGATGCTCAGCGCATTGCAGAATCCGACCCGAGCGTGCGCTTTGATGTCCTTCCGGGTTCCCAATATCGCTTTGGCGCGATTGATCTGGGAGGGCTAGAAGTCTTGGCCGATCCCGATGGCAGCGATTTGCGTGCCGCATTCGGGATTCGACCCGGCGATCCGCTCTATGCGGACCGGATTGTTGCGCAGCAGAGTGCGCTCAGGCTGGCGCTGGGCGAAAACGGCTATCCCTTTGCCGATCTTGGCGCGCCCGAATTGCTCATCGACCATGCGCGAGAAGAAGGCGATCTCGAGCTGCCTGTCCAGCCGGGCGGCAAGTTCGTCTTTGGCGACGTCATCAGCAGCGATCCGGAATTTCTGTCGAGCCGCCACCTTGCGCGCATTGCGCGCTTCGACGCTGGCGAGACCTATCGCACCAGCCTGCAAGCCGATCTGCGCCGCGCGATCCTCGCAACCGGCCTTGTGTCGAGCGTTGCCATCACAACCCGCGAAGCAAGCCCGCCTAGCGGAGACGCACCCGGCGAAGTTGCGCTCGATGTCGAGCTCGAACGCGCGCCCTTGCGCACCATTTCCGGGGCAATCGGTTACGGCACCGAGGACGGGATCAAGGTCGAAGCCGCATGGGAACACCGCAATCTCTTTCCGCCCGAAGGAGCCTTGCGGCTGCGCGGTATCCTCGGCACGCGCGAACAACTTGCCAGCGTCACGTACCGTCGCAGCAATTTCCGCGCACGCGACCAGATCCTGACGGTGGACGCCTATGCCAGCGACATCGAAACCGAAGCGGTTGATGCGCGCACTGTGGCCTTGCGAGGAGCGTTCGAGCGGGTTTCTAACCTGTTGTTCCAGAAACCGCTCAGCTGGCAGGTCGGCGCCGAAGCGCTCTACACCGATGAGCGCAACCACGTGACCGTCGGCATCGCCCGCCCGCGCCAGACCTATATGATCGCGGGGCTGTTCGGCAGTGCGACAATCGACTCAAGCGACGACCTGCTCGACCCTACCAGCGGGTTTCGTGTGACAGGATTCCTCGCGCCCGAAGTCTCGCGCTCGCTCGGCAATGAAGATTTCTACTTGCGCGCGCAGGGTGATGCGAGCGTCTATCGTGACGTAGGTCCAGCCGTGGTTGCCGCGCGTGTCCGTGTGGCGACAATACAAGGTGCAGACCCGTTCGACATCGCACCATCGCGCAGACTCTATGCAGGCGGCGGCGGATCGGTGCGCGGATACGGTTTTCAGGCGATCGGTCCTCGTGATGCCTTCGATGAGCCCACCGGTGGTGCCTCGCTGGTTGAATTCGCGCTCGAAGCGCGGGTGCAGACCGGATTGCTTGATGGCGCGGTTGAAGTCGTGCCGTTCGTGGATGCAGGCTCGGTTTCCGCCAGTTCGTCACCCGATTTCGGCACCATCCGATACGGCGCAGGTCTGGGTGTGCGCTACAAGACCAGCTTCGGCCCGATCCGCGTCGATGTTGGCGTGCCGCTCAACCCGACCGAGTTCGATGCGCCGGTTGTGGTCTATGTTTCGCTCGGGCAGGCATTTTGA